The proteins below are encoded in one region of Apium graveolens cultivar Ventura chromosome 4, ASM990537v1, whole genome shotgun sequence:
- the LOC141716677 gene encoding ribosomal RNA small subunit methyltransferase, mitochondrial, whose translation MFKSPKSLSACIPRFVVRQHFLQICEKYSHAYKNKYEDDDNDKYKTKKENQEDYLQLYKSRGQHLLTNQRVLDSIVQKSDVKPTDTVLEIGPGTGNLTLKLLQVAKHVIAVEIDMRMIEILNKRVAESGLEHKITVINKDALKTEFSGFDLVVANIPYNISSPLLAKLLFGASTFRSATLLLQKEFARRLLANPGDSDYNRLAVNVKFVADVKFVMDVSKRDFVPCPKVDSSVVNIYPKDDVPYKDLDEWGAFTKTCFTKKNKTLGATLKQKKKVMELYKLFNGRNSNEEKSGDDCSYDCCDDEDEEVKEEVSDEEDRDQLSGLDTGISDFKDKIMEVLKLGGFDDKRPSKLPNTELLKLLLLFNEAGIYFYDQTRSTNVEFLMN comes from the exons ATGTTTAAATCTCCCAAATCTCTCTCTGCATGCATTCCCAGATTCGTTGTTCGCCAACACTTTCTTCAAATTTGCGAGAAATATAGCCACGCTTACAAAAATAAATACGAAGATGACGATAACGACAAATATAAAACGAAAAAAGAAAACCAGGAAGATTATTTACAACTATACAAAAGCAGAGGACAACACCTTTTAACTAATCAACGAGTTCTTGACTCCATTGTTCAAAAATCTGATGTTAAACCTACTGACACCGTTCTCGAAATCGGACCCGGAACTGGAAATCTCACTCTTAAGCTTCTTCAAGTTGCTAAACACGTCATTGCTGTTGAGATTGACATGCGTATGATCGAGATTTTGAATAAACGTGTCGCGGAAAGCGGGTTAGAGCATAAGATCACT GTTATTAATAAGGATGCATTGAAGACTGAGTTTTCGGGGTTTGATCTTGTTGTGGCCAATATACCTTATAACATTTCGTCGCCTTTACTGGCTAAGTTGTTATTTGGGGCTAGTACGTTTCGTAGCGCGACTCTTTTGCTACAGAAGGAGTTTGCAAGGCGGCTGTTGGCTAATCCTGGTGACTCTGATTATAATCGTCTGGCTGTGAATGTGAAGTTTGTAGCTGATGTTAAGTTTGTTATGGATGTGAGCAAGAGAGATTTTGTACCTTGCCCTAAAGTTGACTCGTCTGTGGTGAATATTTATCCGAAAGATGATGTTCCTTACAAGGATCTAGATGAATGGGGTGCTTTTACAAAAACATGTTTTACGAAGAAAAACAAGACATTAGGTGCAACTTTAAAGCAGAAGAAGAAGGTTATGGAGTTATACAAGTTGTTTAATGGGAGAAACTCAAATGAAGAGAAGTCTGGTGATGACTGCAGTTATGATTGCTgcgatgatgaagatgaagaagtgaAAGAAGAGGTGAGTGATGAGGAAGATCGTGATCAGTTGTCTGGCTTAGATACTGGGATCAGTGATTTCAAGGACAAAATTATGGAAGTACTAAAATTAGGTGGATTCGATGATAAGAGGCCTTCAAAACTACCCAACACAGAGTTGCTAAAACTGCTCCTTCTATTTAATGAAGCTGGAATATACTTTTATGATCAAACAAGATCTACAAATGTTGAGTTTTTGATGAACTAG
- the LOC141717802 gene encoding 3-epi-6-deoxocathasterone 23-monooxygenase CYP90C1-like codes for MMVTWAWSAWSLLLLLVSAILWHLFDDTEYIHTLMKLMRRGWRKMIIYHSESKQKKNDETSSCTTSGKIPRGTSGWPVIGETLEFIASGYSSRPVAFMEKRKAMYGKVFRTHILGKPIIVSTDPDVNKIVMQNHGNVFIPSYPKSVTELLGKSSILQTNGPLQKRLHSLIGGYFRSPQFKSRVAREIEDSVKLTLSTWEHKNLPILVQDETKQITFEVLVRVLMSVGPGEDMEFLKREFQEFIKGIICIPIKFPGTRLYKSLQAKKKLFKMVKNIVEERKLGMEQTGEKSSATPIDVIDVLLSDTKESSDNTQQLPRLPSDITENIIEMMIAGEDSVPMAMTLAVKYLNDNPVALSRVVEENMALKRKKAESCDGYAWTDYMSLQFTQNVITETLRMANIINAVWRKALKDVEIKGFLIPKDWCVMTSFTSVHMDDKNYENPYQFDPWRWEKTRGVVNNSITFTPFGGGQRLCPGLELAKLEVSIFLHHFVTKYRWVAEDDNIVTFPTVKMKRKLPITIKPMVQQHY; via the exons atgaTGGTGACATGGGCATGGTCCGCATGGAGTTTGTTATTGTTATTAGTCTCGGCTATTTTATGGCACTTGTTTGATGATACCGAATACATTCATACTCTGATGAAACTTATGAGAAGAGGGTGGAGAAAAATGATTATATACCACAGTGAATCTAAGCAGAAGAAAAATGATGAAACAAGTAGTTGTACTACTAGCGGTAAAATTCCAAGAGGAACCTCAGGCTGGCCTGTTATCGGAGAAACACTGGAGTTTATTGCTTCTGGATATTCCTCTCGTCCTGTTGCTTTCATGGAAAAACGCAAAGCTAT GTATGGAAAAGTGTTCAGAACCCATATACTGGGAAAACCCATAATCGTATCAACGGATCCTGACGTTAACAAAATTGTTATGCAAAATCATGGCAATGTTTTTATACCTAGTTATCCTAAATCTGTTACGGAGTTGCTTGGAAAATCATCAATCCTTCAAACAAATGGACCTCTTCAGAAAAGATTACATTCGCTCATCGGAGGGTACTTCCGATCACCTCAATTCAAATCTCGCGTTGCTCGTGAGATTGAGGATTCTGTCAAACTCACCCTGTCTACTTGGGAGCATAAAAATCTGCCTATTCTCGTACAGGATGAAACTAAACAG ATAACGTTTGAAGTTCTGGTTAGAGTACTGATGAGTGTTGGTCCGGGCGAAGATATGGAGTTTCTCAAGAGAGAGTTCCAAGAATTCATCAAGGGCATAATATGTATACCTATTAAATTCCCTGGAACAAGACTTTATAAATCATTGCAG GCCAAAAAGAAATTGTTTAAGATGGTAAAAAACATTGTGGAAGAGAGAAAATTGGGTATGGAGCAAACAGGAGAGAAAAGTTCAGCTACACCAATTGATGTCATTGATGTGCTGCTAAGTGATACAAAGGAATCATCAGACAATACACAGCAATTGCCAAGATTGCCTTCAGATATAACTGAGAATATCATAGAAATGATGATTGCTGGAGAGGACTCTGTCCCCATGGCGATGACCCTAGCTGTAAAATACCTCAACGACAACCCTGTTGCTCTATCTCGTGTCGTG GAAGAAAACATGGCTCTAAAGAGGAAGAAGGCTGAATCCTGTGATGGATATGCTTGGACCGATTACATGTCCTTGCAATTTACTCAAAAT GTGATTACTGAAACTCTTAGAATGGCAAATATCATCAATGCTGTTTGGAGAAAAGCTCTAAAAGATGTAGAAATCAAAG GTTTCTTGATACCAAAAGATTGGTGTGTCATGACATCGTTTACTTCTGTTCACATGGATgacaaaaattatgaaaatcCTTATCAGTTCGACCCCTGGAGATGGGAG AAGACAAGAGGTGTGGTAAACAACAGCATTACTTTTACACCATTTGGTGGTGGCCAGAGACTTTGTCCTGGTTTAGAACTTGCAAAGCTTGAAGTATCCATTTTCCTTCATCATTTTGTCACCAAGTACAG ATGGGTAGCGGAGGATGACAATATAGTTACTTTTCCAACGGTGAAGATGAAGAGGAAGTTGCCTATCACTATCAAGCCAATGGTGCAACAACATTATTGA